From Dehalococcoidales bacterium, a single genomic window includes:
- a CDS encoding transcriptional repressor — translation MMRRETRQRESILSYLRRAASHPTADMVYEAVKKEIPRISQGTVYRNLKVLRESGLVAELNLKGTVTRYEAKKDSHYHFRCESCGKVFDIDEPVDTALDRRVAARTGFQVTHHQLEFRGLCRDCRDKP, via the coding sequence ATGATGAGAAGAGAGACCAGACAAAGGGAAAGCATCTTAAGCTATCTGCGGCGCGCCGCCTCCCACCCCACCGCGGATATGGTCTATGAGGCGGTAAAAAAAGAAATTCCCCGTATCAGCCAGGGGACGGTTTACCGTAACCTCAAGGTGCTCCGGGAAAGCGGACTGGTGGCCGAGCTTAATCTCAAGGGCACCGTCACCCGGTACGAGGCCAAGAAGGACAGCCATTACCACTTCCGCTGCGAGAGCTGCGGCAAGGTCTTTGATATTGACGAGCCGGTGGATACCGCTTTGGACCGGCGCGTGGCGGCCAGGACGGGCTTTCAGGTTACCCACCACCAGCTGGAGTTCCGCGGCCTCTGC
- a CDS encoding FprA family A-type flavoprotein → MTKPRQIKKDIYYVGAVDWDRRLFDSLIPLPDGTSYNAYLVKGAEKTALIDTVNPPMKQVLLDNLDQLGVKKIDYVIFNHAEPDHSGSIREVLAKYPSAKAICTPKCKAMLMDRFMAAEDRFQTVEDGDTINLGGRTLKFIHLPWVHWPETMVTYLEEDKVLFSCDFFGSHIATTDMFVKDYGQEHEAAKRYWAEIMMPFRSQIQKNLEKIKDYEVDIIAPSHGPLHDKPQFIKDAYHGWAFNEPGNIAVIPYISMHGSTRAMVAYLAEALARRGVTVRQFDLAGSDIGKLAMALVDAATIIIGTPTVLTGPHPNIAHAAFLANALRPKAKFASIIGSYGWGTRVVEATAAMIPNLKVEIIPPIIIKGYPKEADFQALDKLAETIAGKHKEAGLV, encoded by the coding sequence ATGACGAAACCGAGACAGATCAAGAAAGATATTTATTACGTGGGCGCGGTGGACTGGGACCGGCGCTTGTTCGACTCCCTTATCCCCCTCCCGGACGGCACCAGCTACAATGCCTATTTAGTCAAAGGCGCGGAAAAGACGGCCCTGATAGATACGGTGAACCCCCCGATGAAGCAGGTATTGCTGGACAACCTGGACCAGCTGGGGGTTAAAAAAATCGACTACGTTATTTTCAACCACGCCGAGCCCGACCATTCCGGCTCCATCCGCGAGGTGCTGGCCAAATACCCCTCCGCCAAGGCCATCTGCACCCCCAAGTGCAAGGCGATGCTGATGGACCGCTTCATGGCGGCCGAGGACAGGTTCCAGACGGTGGAGGACGGGGACACCATAAACCTGGGGGGGCGGACGCTAAAGTTTATCCATTTGCCCTGGGTGCATTGGCCGGAGACCATGGTCACCTACCTGGAGGAAGACAAGGTGCTTTTCTCCTGTGATTTCTTCGGGTCTCACATCGCCACCACGGATATGTTCGTTAAAGACTACGGGCAGGAGCACGAGGCCGCCAAGCGGTACTGGGCGGAAATCATGATGCCTTTCAGGTCCCAGATTCAGAAGAACCTGGAGAAAATCAAGGACTACGAGGTAGACATTATCGCCCCCAGCCACGGCCCCCTGCACGATAAACCGCAGTTCATTAAAGACGCCTATCACGGCTGGGCTTTCAACGAGCCGGGCAACATCGCCGTGATTCCCTATATCTCCATGCACGGCAGCACCCGCGCCATGGTGGCCTACCTGGCGGAAGCCCTGGCCCGCCGCGGCGTGACCGTCCGGCAGTTCGACCTGGCGGGGAGCGATATCGGCAAGCTGGCCATGGCGCTGGTGGACGCCGCCACCATTATCATCGGCACACCGACGGTGCTGACCGGGCCGCACCCCAATATTGCCCACGCGGCTTTCCTGGCTAACGCCCTCCGGCCCAAGGCCAAATTCGCCAGCATCATCGGCTCTTACGGCTGGGGCACCAGGGTGGTGGAGGCCACGGCGGCCATGATTCCCAACCTCAAGGTGGAGATTATCCCGCCCATCATTATCAAGGGCTATCCCAAGGAAGCGGACTTCCAGGCGCTGGATAAACTGGCGGAAACCATCGCCGGCAAACATAAAGAGGCCGGCCTGGTCTGA
- a CDS encoding Fe-Mn family superoxide dismutase — translation MAYTAKDYGKLIGMEGFSETLLKNHFTLYQGYVTNTNKVSDALKAMLKDGKTGTPEYAELKRRFGWEFDGMRLHELYFENLGGKTPLVKGAVLGKLMEGSFGSCEAWEQDFRATGAMRGIGWVVLYYDTAACVLFNQWINEHDAGHPAGCQPILVMDVFEHAYMTDYGLKRADYINAFFKNINWKAAESRIK, via the coding sequence ATGGCTTATACGGCTAAAGACTACGGCAAACTGATAGGCATGGAGGGGTTCAGCGAGACCCTGCTGAAAAATCACTTCACCCTGTACCAGGGGTATGTGACCAATACCAACAAGGTATCCGATGCGCTCAAGGCCATGCTCAAGGACGGTAAGACCGGCACCCCGGAGTACGCCGAGCTGAAGCGGCGCTTCGGCTGGGAGTTCGACGGCATGCGCCTGCACGAGCTTTATTTCGAGAATCTGGGCGGCAAGACGCCGCTGGTCAAGGGGGCAGTCCTGGGTAAGCTGATGGAAGGCAGCTTCGGCAGCTGCGAGGCCTGGGAGCAGGACTTCCGCGCTACCGGCGCCATGCGGGGCATAGGCTGGGTGGTGCTTTACTATGACACGGCGGCCTGCGTGCTTTTCAACCAGTGGATTAACGAGCATGACGCGGGGCACCCGGCCGGCTGCCAGCCCATCCTGGTGATGGATGTCTTCGAGCACGCTTACATGACCGACTACGGCCTGAAGCGCGCCGACTATATCAACGCGTTTTTCAAGAACATCAACTGGAAAGCGGCGGAAAGCCGCATAAAATAG
- a CDS encoding PAS domain S-box protein, which yields MSGKRPTYKELHQKLRETEAQLNRLRGVDGDKITSGHAAASESSEPGRAGGSALPDSRQMAVAYAASEQNFRNSIDGCPLGVRIVTEDGRLIYANQAILDICGYATAAELEAVPKERLYTPESYAGHLIRKKRRQQGEHLPPEYEIDIRRPDGAVRNLQVFRKEILWGGARQYLAMYLDITECKRAREALMESEEKYYSLVEHGNDGIIFIQNGRVTYFNSKMMDISDYTAEEIAGRSFLDFVAPENRDKVADIYRRRVAGEKVPERYELILMAKGGRRVYAEVSASIFNYKGEKADMAIIRDITERKQAEEALVFQRDFNQSMFDTAQVIMLVLEPDGRIRTFNPYMQEISGYKLEEVKGRFWFDVFIPEEARSSIKRLFDRAIDDVRTRGVINKIITKDGHEKDIEWYDKTLKGLDGEVVGLLAVGQDVTERRHIEEKLADEITRRRILIEQSRDGIVVLDQQGKVYEANRRFAEMLGYSPEELRELTVWDWEFLLPREQVLEMLSTVDEAGDHFETRHRRKDGSIYDVEISTNGAVFAGQKLIFCVCRNITERKQAEIAIHQSEERFRRIFQEGPLGIILSNLEYRYTMVNSRFCQMFGYSEAELMSMTFKDISLPEDIAANVPNLQKLVTGELTYYKTEKRYIRKNGDTIWGSVTATLLRDSSGQPLGFLAMIEDITERRRLEESIRYHASLIENVSDAIVSCDMAFKLISWNKAAEEIYGWREDEVLGKNLMKLVKPVFSNSTIADIEKRLIKDGYWQGEAVHHRKDGVELSVLISVSTIKDAQGNALGVVSVFSNITERKEAQELLRESGERYRSTLDNMMEGCQIIGRDYRYIYVNDAAVRQSRLKREDLLGHTMMEVFPGIEKTGLFPRLRECMEKGTAHRMENEFFFPDGDKGWFALDLQPVPEGVFILSLDITERKQAEERIQHLNLALRSIRNVNQLITREKNRDKLIRGICDNLVENHSFASAWIVLFDDAGQPVTWAANNTGNFPALIKAFQRGIFPRCVQQALRQPQVVVTEDPRTMCPECPVIGALEEIGSMTIRLEIEGKTYGVLCASMERILLTDKDEVSLFTEVAMDIAFALRDIELGIRNEVLEQEQVRSAKLESIGTLAGGIAHDFNNLLTGIMGNIGLAKTTITSPNPAFEILDEAEKAAVRARDLTQQLLTFARGGKPVKKLVNIADVVKESAEFALRGSAARLELSFPPELWSVEADEGQIGQVINNLVINADEAMPQGGILKITAVNVTVNRSSGLPLPGGDYVNIVIKDSGMGIAQEHLIRIFEPYFTTKQKGSGLGLATAYSIVRNHGGDITAESVQNEGSTFHIYLPASKKTGKGGRKMVIANSRRVGGKVLVMDDEEIIRKMLKNMLSLSGYEVELSADGREALEKYSQAMLRQDPFDAVIMDLTIPGGMGGKETIKKLLEIDPKAAVIVSSGYATDPIMSEFKKYGFKAVIAKPYSVKQLQESLSMVPRRKNN from the coding sequence ATGAGCGGAAAAAGACCTACCTATAAAGAGCTGCATCAAAAGCTGCGGGAGACTGAAGCGCAGCTTAACCGGCTGCGCGGTGTTGATGGTGATAAAATTACTTCCGGGCACGCCGCCGCCTCTGAATCCAGTGAACCGGGGCGGGCCGGCGGCAGCGCCCTGCCGGACTCACGCCAAATGGCAGTAGCCTATGCGGCGTCAGAACAAAACTTCCGCAACTCCATTGACGGCTGTCCCCTGGGCGTGCGCATCGTCACGGAAGACGGCCGCCTCATCTATGCCAACCAGGCTATCCTCGATATCTGCGGCTACGCCACCGCCGCAGAGCTGGAAGCCGTGCCCAAAGAGCGGCTGTACACCCCGGAAAGCTATGCCGGGCACCTCATCAGGAAAAAGCGGCGGCAGCAGGGCGAACACCTCCCCCCGGAATATGAAATAGATATCCGGCGTCCGGACGGCGCCGTGAGAAATCTCCAGGTATTCCGCAAGGAAATACTCTGGGGCGGCGCGCGTCAGTACCTGGCCATGTACCTTGACATTACCGAGTGTAAGCGGGCCCGGGAAGCGCTCATGGAGAGCGAGGAAAAATACTACAGCCTGGTGGAACACGGCAATGACGGTATTATCTTCATCCAGAACGGCCGGGTCACTTACTTCAACTCCAAGATGATGGATATCAGCGATTATACCGCGGAGGAGATTGCCGGCAGGTCCTTCCTTGATTTCGTCGCGCCGGAAAACAGGGATAAAGTGGCGGATATCTACCGCCGCCGCGTGGCCGGCGAGAAAGTGCCGGAAAGATACGAGCTTATTTTAATGGCCAAAGGCGGCCGCAGGGTCTACGCGGAAGTAAGCGCCAGCATTTTCAACTATAAGGGTGAAAAGGCGGATATGGCTATTATCCGTGATATCACCGAGCGTAAACAAGCGGAGGAAGCACTCGTTTTCCAGCGGGACTTCAACCAGAGCATGTTTGATACCGCCCAGGTCATCATGCTGGTGCTGGAGCCGGACGGCCGCATCCGTACCTTCAACCCGTATATGCAGGAAATATCCGGCTATAAACTGGAGGAGGTAAAGGGCCGCTTCTGGTTTGATGTCTTTATTCCGGAAGAAGCGCGCAGCTCTATCAAGCGTTTGTTTGACCGGGCCATAGATGATGTCCGGACGCGGGGCGTGATTAACAAAATCATCACCAAAGACGGGCATGAAAAAGATATCGAGTGGTATGACAAGACACTCAAAGGCCTGGATGGAGAAGTGGTGGGGTTGCTGGCGGTGGGGCAGGACGTTACCGAACGCCGGCATATAGAAGAAAAACTGGCCGATGAAATCACCCGCCGGCGTATTCTCATCGAGCAGTCCCGGGACGGCATCGTCGTTCTGGACCAGCAGGGCAAGGTATATGAAGCCAACCGGCGCTTCGCGGAAATGCTCGGCTACTCCCCGGAAGAGCTCCGGGAGCTTACCGTGTGGGACTGGGAATTCCTCCTTCCCCGCGAGCAGGTGCTAGAGATGCTAAGTACCGTGGATGAAGCCGGCGACCATTTTGAAACACGGCACCGCCGCAAAGACGGCAGCATTTATGACGTGGAAATCAGCACCAACGGCGCGGTATTTGCGGGGCAAAAGCTGATTTTCTGTGTCTGCCGCAATATTACGGAACGCAAGCAGGCGGAGATTGCCATCCACCAGAGTGAAGAGCGTTTCCGCCGCATCTTTCAGGAGGGACCTCTCGGTATCATTCTTTCCAACCTGGAATATCGATACACCATGGTGAACAGCCGTTTCTGCCAGATGTTCGGCTATTCTGAGGCAGAACTTATGTCCATGACTTTCAAGGATATTTCGCTCCCGGAAGACATCGCCGCAAATGTTCCCAACCTGCAGAAGCTGGTAACCGGTGAATTAACATACTACAAAACGGAAAAACGCTATATTAGGAAAAATGGAGACACCATTTGGGGCAGTGTCACGGCCACGCTGCTCCGTGACAGCTCCGGCCAGCCGCTGGGTTTCCTGGCGATGATTGAGGATATTACCGAACGCCGGCGGCTGGAAGAAAGCATCCGCTATCATGCCAGCCTTATTGAGAACGTATCGGACGCAATTGTCTCCTGTGATATGGCTTTCAAGCTGATCAGCTGGAATAAAGCCGCCGAAGAAATTTACGGCTGGCGCGAGGATGAAGTATTGGGCAAAAACCTCATGAAACTTGTTAAACCGGTGTTCTCCAACAGCACTATTGCCGATATTGAGAAACGGCTGATAAAGGACGGCTACTGGCAGGGTGAGGCTGTTCATCACCGGAAAGACGGCGTGGAATTATCCGTACTGATCTCCGTCTCCACGATTAAAGATGCGCAGGGTAATGCACTCGGGGTGGTGTCCGTCTTTTCTAATATCACCGAGCGTAAAGAGGCGCAGGAATTACTGCGGGAAAGCGGGGAGCGCTACCGGAGCACGCTGGATAACATGATGGAAGGCTGCCAGATTATCGGGCGGGACTACCGCTATATCTATGTCAATGATGCCGCGGTACGGCAGAGCCGCCTGAAAAGGGAAGACCTCCTGGGCCATACCATGATGGAAGTCTTCCCGGGCATTGAAAAAACGGGCCTGTTTCCCCGCCTGCGGGAGTGCATGGAAAAAGGCACCGCTCACCGGATGGAAAATGAGTTCTTCTTCCCGGACGGCGACAAGGGGTGGTTCGCGCTTGATTTGCAGCCGGTGCCGGAGGGGGTCTTTATCCTCTCCCTGGATATCACTGAACGCAAGCAGGCGGAGGAAAGGATTCAACATCTCAACCTGGCGCTGCGCTCCATCCGCAATGTGAACCAGCTGATAACCCGGGAGAAAAACCGTGATAAGCTTATCCGGGGCATCTGTGATAACCTGGTGGAAAACCACAGCTTCGCCAGCGCCTGGATTGTCTTGTTTGACGATGCCGGGCAGCCGGTGACCTGGGCCGCTAATAATACCGGCAACTTCCCCGCATTAATCAAAGCCTTCCAGCGCGGCATATTCCCCCGCTGCGTGCAGCAGGCCTTGCGGCAGCCGCAGGTAGTCGTGACGGAAGACCCGCGTACCATGTGCCCGGAGTGCCCGGTGATAGGCGCGCTCGAGGAAATCGGCAGTATGACCATACGCCTGGAAATTGAAGGGAAGACTTACGGGGTGCTTTGCGCCTCGATGGAGCGCATACTGTTGACCGATAAAGACGAGGTGTCCCTGTTTACCGAGGTCGCCATGGACATCGCCTTCGCCCTGCGGGATATCGAGCTGGGCATAAGAAACGAGGTCCTGGAGCAGGAGCAGGTACGCTCGGCTAAGCTGGAGTCCATCGGCACCCTGGCCGGCGGCATCGCCCACGACTTCAATAACCTGCTGACCGGCATCATGGGGAATATCGGCCTGGCTAAAACCACCATAACCTCCCCCAACCCCGCCTTTGAAATACTGGACGAAGCGGAAAAGGCGGCCGTGCGCGCTAGGGATTTGACCCAGCAGTTGCTCACCTTTGCCAGGGGCGGCAAACCGGTTAAAAAACTGGTGAACATCGCCGACGTGGTTAAAGAATCGGCCGAGTTTGCCCTGCGCGGCTCCGCTGCCCGGCTTGAGCTCTCCTTCCCGCCGGAACTATGGTCGGTGGAGGCGGACGAGGGGCAAATAGGGCAGGTTATCAACAACCTGGTCATCAACGCCGATGAAGCTATGCCCCAGGGCGGTATCCTTAAAATTACCGCCGTTAATGTTACTGTAAACCGGTCCAGCGGGCTGCCCCTGCCCGGCGGCGACTATGTGAATATCGTGATAAAAGATTCGGGGATGGGCATCGCCCAGGAGCACCTGATAAGGATTTTCGAGCCTTATTTTACCACCAAGCAGAAAGGGAGCGGGCTCGGCCTGGCCACCGCCTATTCCATCGTCAGAAATCACGGCGGCGATATCACCGCCGAATCCGTACAGAATGAAGGTTCGACCTTCCACATTTATCTGCCGGCTTCTAAAAAGACGGGAAAAGGAGGCAGGAAAATGGTAATAGCTAACTCGCGCCGGGTGGGGGGTAAGGTGCTGGTGATGGACGATGAGGAAATCATCCGCAAAATGCTTAAAAATATGCTTAGCCTGTCCGGCTATGAGGTGGAGCTCTCCGCCGATGGCCGGGAAGCCCTGGAAAAATACAGCCAGGCTATGTTGCGCCAGGACCCCTTTGACGCCGTTATCATGGACCTCACCATTCCCGGGGGGATGGGGGGCAAAGAGACCATTAAAAAGCTGTTGGAAATCGACCCCAAGGCGGCCGTCATCGTCTCCAGCGGGTATGCCACCGACCCCATTATGTCGGAGTTCAAAAAGTACGGCTTCAAGGCGGTTATCGCCAAGCCGTACAGCGTGAAACAGCTTCAGGAATCTTTAAGCATGGTCCCCCGGAGGAAAAACAACTAA
- a CDS encoding (Fe-S)-binding protein: MTAKNDYPELAKFKDDLDKCTKCGFCMSACPVYREQKIETAVARGKIMLARSLLDGGRKASKEAAEMLDQCTLCMTCEQKCPAGTHVPELITAARADKARQRGVSFPYNFIFRWLLPRRRLFGYTVRFASWFQGIFLPKTQGSIRHLSLFLSALGKGRHIPQIAPRFLRRSVPEVNSPPPGVATKFTVGYFTGCMTDYVFPELGKQIIRFLNKNGVAVIMPRGQGCCGAPVFLGAGDFKTGRKMADANVKAFQDLDYIITDCATCASSMKDYAKFLADTPERKQRYTEFAAKIKDITEFLVDILKLPPAAYTVAPEFRGKTVTFHEPCHLGRYLGVKEQPRQILKSLPDIKYVELPDADRCCGMAGTFSIHFYELSRKIGDKKAAAIKSTGADVVVTDCPGCQIQLIDSTTRNGMTQNIRHIMELFE; the protein is encoded by the coding sequence ATGACCGCTAAAAATGATTACCCGGAGCTCGCCAAATTCAAGGACGACCTTGATAAATGCACCAAGTGTGGCTTCTGCATGTCCGCCTGCCCCGTTTACCGCGAGCAAAAGATAGAAACGGCGGTAGCGCGGGGCAAAATAATGCTGGCGCGGTCGCTGCTGGACGGCGGGCGCAAGGCCAGTAAGGAAGCGGCGGAAATGCTGGACCAGTGCACGCTCTGCATGACCTGCGAGCAAAAGTGCCCGGCCGGCACCCACGTGCCGGAGCTTATCACCGCCGCCCGGGCGGATAAGGCGCGGCAGCGGGGCGTGTCCTTCCCCTACAACTTTATCTTCCGCTGGCTACTGCCGCGGCGGCGGCTCTTCGGGTACACGGTGCGTTTCGCCTCTTGGTTCCAGGGCATTTTCCTCCCCAAAACGCAGGGCAGCATCCGCCATCTTTCCCTGTTCCTCAGCGCGCTGGGCAAGGGCCGGCACATACCCCAGATAGCCCCCCGCTTCCTCCGCCGGTCCGTGCCGGAGGTCAATAGCCCCCCGCCCGGAGTGGCAACCAAATTCACGGTGGGCTATTTCACCGGCTGCATGACGGACTACGTTTTCCCGGAGCTGGGCAAGCAAATTATACGTTTTTTAAACAAAAACGGCGTGGCGGTCATCATGCCGCGGGGCCAGGGCTGCTGCGGCGCGCCCGTTTTCCTGGGCGCGGGCGACTTTAAAACGGGGAGGAAAATGGCGGACGCCAACGTCAAAGCGTTTCAAGACCTCGACTATATTATTACCGACTGCGCTACCTGCGCCTCGTCGATGAAGGACTACGCCAAGTTCCTGGCGGATACGCCGGAAAGAAAGCAGCGGTACACGGAGTTCGCCGCCAAAATCAAGGACATCACCGAGTTCCTGGTGGACATTTTAAAGCTGCCCCCCGCCGCCTACACCGTCGCCCCGGAGTTCCGCGGCAAGACCGTCACCTTCCACGAGCCCTGCCACCTGGGGCGCTATCTCGGCGTCAAGGAGCAGCCGCGCCAAATCCTCAAGTCTCTGCCGGACATCAAATACGTGGAGCTGCCGGACGCCGACCGCTGCTGCGGCATGGCCGGGACTTTCAGCATCCACTTCTATGAGCTGTCCAGGAAAATCGGGGATAAAAAAGCCGCCGCTATCAAGTCCACCGGGGCGGACGTGGTGGTGACCGATTGCCCTGGCTGCCAGATACAGCTTATCGATAGCACCACCCGCAACGGTATGACGCAAAACATCCGGCACATCATGGAGCTTTTCGAGTAA
- a CDS encoding FAD-linked oxidase C-terminal domain-containing protein, whose protein sequence is MTINQKHIEALRQIVGRTNVLASLEETRAYSYDGTAMWSHLPDVVVLPTQAAQVAAILGFAGENNIPVTPRGGGTNVSGGSIPIKGGIVLCTTRLDRILEINKTNLNATVEPGVVLQDFQAALAKEGLFFPPDPQSFAGCTMGGVVAENAGGPSCLKYGVTKQYVLGLEVALADGHIIKLGGLTPKNRTGYELMMLFTGSEGTLGIITKISLRLLPAPKAEKTIVAVFDDAAVAGETVTSIIAGSVLPSKVEFMDNWTFEKFRGVIPDNVLDTSQVILLIQVDGLPQTVAAEAEQVAAVCKQTAREVRVAADAAEAEKYWAARRAHFSDISSRAHTIVNEDVCVPRDKIAEFIRLGRASAKRHDVPVSFAGHVGDGNFHPAVLTDSRDKEHYQRALQCVEEIIEIALNLGGVLSGEHGIGLEKQRFLKKAMDPRAIELMKQIKNVLDPQHILNPGKIWEEE, encoded by the coding sequence ATGACCATTAACCAAAAACACATCGAAGCCCTGCGCCAAATCGTCGGCCGCACCAACGTGCTGGCCTCCCTGGAAGAGACCCGGGCCTATTCTTACGACGGCACCGCCATGTGGTCGCACCTGCCGGATGTGGTGGTGCTGCCCACGCAGGCCGCCCAGGTAGCCGCCATCCTCGGGTTCGCCGGTGAGAATAATATCCCGGTCACGCCGCGCGGCGGCGGCACCAACGTCAGCGGCGGCTCCATCCCGATAAAAGGCGGCATTGTGCTCTGCACCACCCGCCTCGACCGTATTTTAGAGATTAACAAGACCAACCTGAACGCCACCGTGGAGCCGGGCGTGGTGCTTCAGGACTTCCAGGCGGCCCTGGCCAAAGAAGGGCTTTTCTTCCCCCCGGACCCCCAGAGCTTCGCCGGGTGTACCATGGGCGGGGTGGTGGCGGAAAACGCCGGCGGCCCTTCCTGCCTCAAGTACGGCGTCACCAAGCAGTACGTGCTCGGCCTGGAGGTGGCCCTGGCGGACGGGCATATCATCAAGCTGGGCGGCCTCACGCCCAAGAACCGCACCGGCTATGAGCTGATGATGCTTTTCACCGGGTCGGAGGGGACTTTAGGCATTATCACTAAAATCTCACTGCGCCTGCTTCCGGCGCCCAAAGCGGAAAAGACTATCGTGGCCGTGTTCGATGACGCGGCGGTGGCGGGGGAAACGGTGACCTCCATTATCGCCGGCAGCGTCCTGCCCTCCAAGGTGGAGTTCATGGACAACTGGACCTTCGAGAAGTTCCGCGGCGTCATCCCGGATAACGTCCTGGACACCTCGCAGGTTATCCTGCTGATACAGGTGGACGGCCTGCCGCAGACGGTGGCGGCGGAGGCGGAGCAGGTGGCGGCCGTCTGTAAGCAAACAGCGCGGGAGGTCAGGGTGGCGGCGGACGCGGCGGAAGCGGAAAAATACTGGGCGGCGCGGCGGGCGCACTTCTCCGATATCTCCAGTCGCGCCCACACTATCGTCAACGAGGACGTCTGCGTGCCGCGCGATAAAATCGCCGAGTTTATCCGGCTGGGCCGGGCCAGCGCCAAGCGCCATGACGTGCCCGTCAGCTTCGCGGGGCACGTGGGGGACGGCAATTTTCACCCGGCCGTGCTTACGGACAGCCGGGATAAAGAGCATTACCAGCGCGCTTTACAGTGCGTGGAGGAAATCATAGAAATCGCCCTCAATCTGGGGGGCGTGCTTTCCGGGGAGCACGGCATCGGACTGGAAAAGCAGCGTTTCCTTAAAAAAGCCATGGACCCCCGGGCTATCGAGCTGATGAAACAAATCAAGAACGTGCTGGACCCGCAGCACATTCTCAATCCGGGTAAGATTTGGGAGGAAGAATAA
- a CDS encoding cation diffusion facilitator family transporter — MHSHAGHNNAAARRPLQITLGLVLLIMVAEIVGGILSNSLALISDAAHMLTDALALGLSLFAMRLARRPATPTRTYGYHRAEIMAALTNGAILVVLSIFIFYEAYRRFTELPAVKSPLMLAVAAIGLVANVIGLFLLRRGSRQSINVKAAFWHVIGDTLSSVGVIIAGAIIYFTGWNIADPILAVVIGVIILWGAVRIVRESSDILLESVPGHVAIEKVIASVKNVPGVEDLHDIHIWTITTGIYALSAHLRITDQTVSQSCDIVTQVNAALAAEFDITHTTLQLECDSCPNGFVCQLPRPDKH; from the coding sequence ATGCACAGTCACGCAGGGCACAATAACGCTGCCGCCAGACGGCCCCTCCAGATAACGCTGGGGCTGGTGCTGCTCATCATGGTCGCGGAAATAGTCGGCGGCATCCTGAGCAACAGTCTCGCCCTGATCAGCGACGCCGCCCACATGCTCACGGACGCCCTGGCGCTGGGCTTGAGCCTCTTCGCCATGCGCCTGGCGCGGCGCCCCGCCACCCCCACCCGCACCTACGGCTACCACCGCGCTGAAATCATGGCCGCGCTGACCAACGGCGCCATCCTGGTCGTCCTCTCCATCTTCATTTTTTACGAGGCCTACCGCCGCTTCACCGAGCTGCCGGCGGTCAAAAGCCCCCTGATGCTGGCGGTGGCGGCCATCGGCCTGGTGGCTAACGTCATCGGGCTGTTCCTGCTGCGCCGGGGCAGCCGCCAAAGCATCAACGTCAAGGCCGCCTTCTGGCACGTCATCGGGGACACGCTTTCTTCCGTGGGCGTCATCATCGCCGGCGCTATAATCTACTTTACCGGCTGGAACATCGCCGACCCCATTCTCGCCGTCGTTATCGGCGTTATCATCCTCTGGGGTGCGGTGCGCATCGTGCGGGAGTCCTCAGACATCCTGCTGGAGTCCGTCCCCGGCCACGTGGCGATAGAGAAAGTGATAGCCTCCGTGAAAAACGTCCCCGGCGTGGAAGACCTGCACGATATCCATATCTGGACGATAACCACCGGCATTTACGCCCTGAGCGCCCACCTGCGCATTACCGACCAGACGGTGAGCCAGAGCTGCGATATCGTTACACAGGTGAACGCGGCCCTGGCGGCGGAGTTCGATATCACCCACACCACCCTCCAGCTGGAGTGCGATTCCTGCCCCAACGGCTTTGTCTGCCAGCTGCCGCGGCCGGATAAACACTGA
- a CDS encoding type II toxin-antitoxin system HicB family antitoxin translates to MEQTFEATIEKCDKWYVGWVDAVPGAFSQGKTVREVENNLKEAVQLILESQREIVDQKAHGEILKRKIQVKV, encoded by the coding sequence ATGGAACAAACTTTTGAAGCTACCATTGAAAAGTGCGACAAATGGTATGTAGGATGGGTGGATGCCGTGCCGGGGGCTTTCAGCCAGGGTAAGACGGTCAGGGAGGTCGAGAACAACTTAAAGGAAGCGGTGCAGCTCATACTGGAAAGCCAGCGGGAAATAGTAGACCAAAAAGCACACGGTGAAATCCTGAAAAGGAAAATCCAGGTCAAAGTTTAA